A section of the Bradyrhizobium oligotrophicum S58 genome encodes:
- a CDS encoding methyl-accepting chemotaxis protein has protein sequence MLNRLTISSLLKAVIVTAALAVIALVSLNAWTSWNRLQSAQRLARVAEVSGVLFKAMNSMRSDRSTTIRVLNADQAMDGDTEKFLRSGREIYVPALNQGLALLQGIDFAQSQTLVADLDRLNKTLIAEHAEFWTEIVKPKAARRAGLAKEYGETFDTLLPLLDKIAGNVAASVNHQSATIDQLLLIKQMAWLMRNTAGEASLIISNGLTAGKVSPEVVLAYNKLVGGIETGWKAVQLATSGMDLSPALAAAMSNTEKAYFTPEYAGLRERLLAALQKGEKPELTPYQWSPFSVNKMTSAVALAEAALDAAKEHSSAQQSAAMESLMLQLTLLLVAIGLSGAAMAAISGRVIRPLHRMRDAMLAVAGGNLGVDTGYTKRQDEIGALANALETFKQQAKDKLAIEAQERERNAATAARQRAIETYVAEFEGLVRGSLEQLGQASTDMQATSAGLTNVSRQTNARAEVAEKASSDASMSVQTVASAAEELNASIADISKQASHAAGIASRAVEQARMTDGTVQGLAQSANRIGEVVGLINSIASQTNLLALNATIEAARAGETGKGFAVVASEVKTLASQTAKATDDISEQIADIQRVANDAIDAIQRIGGIIGEVNEVATAIAAAVQQQGAATQEISRSTQFAADGTKHVSENITGVKSDADAAAAAADNVRNASETLESQSRSLGHQVTDFLNKIRAA, from the coding sequence ATGCTGAACCGCCTCACCATCTCTTCACTGCTGAAGGCGGTGATCGTCACAGCCGCCCTCGCCGTCATCGCCCTCGTCTCGCTGAACGCCTGGACGTCCTGGAACAGGCTGCAATCCGCCCAGCGGCTGGCGCGCGTGGCCGAGGTATCGGGCGTCCTGTTCAAGGCCATGAACAGCATGCGCAGCGACCGCTCGACCACGATCCGGGTCCTGAATGCCGATCAGGCCATGGACGGAGACACCGAGAAATTCCTGCGTTCCGGCCGTGAGATCTACGTGCCCGCGCTGAACCAAGGTCTCGCACTGCTGCAGGGGATCGATTTCGCGCAAAGTCAGACTCTGGTGGCCGACCTCGACCGGCTCAACAAGACGCTGATTGCCGAGCATGCGGAGTTCTGGACCGAGATCGTGAAGCCGAAGGCGGCGCGCCGGGCCGGGCTGGCGAAGGAATATGGCGAGACCTTCGATACGCTGCTGCCTTTGCTCGACAAGATCGCGGGCAACGTCGCTGCCAGCGTCAATCATCAGAGCGCGACCATCGATCAGCTGCTTCTGATCAAGCAGATGGCCTGGCTGATGCGCAACACCGCCGGCGAGGCGTCGCTCATCATCAGCAATGGGCTGACGGCCGGCAAGGTTTCACCCGAGGTGGTGCTGGCCTACAACAAGCTGGTCGGCGGCATCGAGACCGGTTGGAAGGCCGTCCAGCTCGCCACCTCCGGCATGGACCTGTCTCCCGCGCTTGCCGCCGCGATGTCGAATACCGAGAAAGCCTACTTCACCCCGGAGTATGCCGGCCTGCGCGAACGGCTGCTCGCGGCGCTGCAGAAAGGGGAGAAGCCAGAGCTGACGCCCTATCAGTGGAGCCCGTTCTCGGTGAACAAGATGACGAGCGCCGTTGCCCTGGCTGAGGCGGCGCTCGACGCCGCCAAGGAGCATTCCAGCGCGCAGCAGAGCGCGGCCATGGAGTCGCTGATGCTGCAGCTGACGCTGCTGCTCGTTGCGATCGGCCTGAGCGGCGCGGCGATGGCTGCCATCAGTGGCCGTGTCATCCGTCCGCTGCACCGGATGCGCGATGCGATGCTGGCGGTCGCGGGCGGCAACCTCGGCGTCGACACCGGCTACACGAAAAGGCAGGACGAGATCGGCGCATTGGCCAATGCGCTCGAGACCTTCAAGCAGCAGGCGAAGGACAAGCTCGCGATCGAAGCGCAGGAGCGCGAGCGCAACGCTGCAACCGCGGCGCGCCAGCGTGCGATCGAGACCTATGTCGCCGAGTTCGAAGGGCTGGTACGGGGCTCGCTGGAGCAGCTGGGCCAGGCTTCGACCGACATGCAGGCGACGTCCGCCGGCCTCACCAACGTGTCGCGGCAGACCAATGCCCGCGCCGAGGTTGCCGAGAAGGCCTCGAGCGACGCCTCGATGAGCGTGCAGACCGTCGCCTCCGCCGCGGAGGAGCTGAACGCCTCGATCGCCGACATCAGCAAGCAGGCCTCCCACGCCGCCGGCATCGCCAGCCGCGCCGTCGAGCAGGCGCGCATGACCGACGGCACGGTGCAGGGGCTGGCGCAGTCCGCGAACCGGATCGGCGAGGTCGTCGGCCTCATCAACAGCATTGCCTCGCAGACCAACCTGCTGGCGCTCAACGCGACCATCGAGGCGGCGCGCGCCGGCGAAACCGGCAAGGGGTTTGCCGTCGTCGCCTCCGAGGTCAAGACGCTGGCGAGCCAGACCGCCAAGGCGACCGACGATATTTCCGAGCAGATCGCCGACATCCAGCGCGTCGCCAACGATGCGATCGATGCCATCCAGCGCATCGGCGGCATCATCGGCGAGGTCAACGAGGTCGCCACCGCCATCGCCGCCGCCGTGCAGCAGCAAGGCGCCGCGACGCAGGAGATCTCGCGCAGCACCCAGTTTGCCGCCGACGGCACCAAGCACGTGTCCGAGAACATCACCGGCGTGAAGTCGGACGCCGATGCCGCCGCCGCTGCGGCCGACAACGTCCGCAATGCGTCAGAGACGCTGGAGAGCCAGAGCAGGAGCCTCGGCCATCAGGTCACGGATTTCCTCAACAAGATCCGCGCGGCCTAG
- a CDS encoding Thivi_2564 family membrane protein: protein MLISALVTFLVVILILYLINLLPIDGRAKQICRVIVIVLGVISLLRYIAVI, encoded by the coding sequence ATGCTCATCAGTGCTCTCGTCACCTTTCTCGTCGTCATTCTGATCCTTTATTTGATCAACCTGCTGCCGATCGACGGCCGCGCCAAGCAGATCTGCCGCGTCATTGTGATCGTGCTCGGCGTGATTTCGCTGCTCCGGTACATCGCAGTCATATGA
- a CDS encoding DUF2865 domain-containing protein — MRARRAFAAIAVAITATGGALAMPATAGAQDFFSALFGAPQRQAPQPYIRMPFADEAAPVQRSAPRSQPVYSGGGGTAWCVRTCDGRYFPLGATGDQSKEAACNSFCPASKTEVVYGSSIDGAETDGGKAYSALPNAFKYRTEIVDGCTCNGKDHFGLAKVSIDSDPTLRRGDVVASDEGLKVANRTGSGKRAELNFSPAPAALRAKYERAPVMASD; from the coding sequence ATGAGAGCTCGACGAGCATTCGCTGCCATTGCGGTGGCCATCACCGCAACCGGGGGCGCTCTGGCGATGCCGGCCACGGCAGGCGCGCAGGATTTCTTCTCGGCGCTGTTCGGTGCGCCGCAGCGGCAAGCGCCGCAGCCCTACATCCGGATGCCGTTTGCCGACGAGGCGGCGCCGGTGCAGCGTTCGGCGCCGCGCAGCCAGCCGGTCTATTCCGGTGGCGGCGGCACGGCCTGGTGCGTGCGCACCTGTGATGGTCGCTATTTCCCGCTCGGAGCCACCGGTGACCAGAGCAAGGAGGCGGCGTGCAACAGCTTCTGCCCGGCGTCCAAGACCGAGGTCGTCTATGGCAGCTCGATCGATGGCGCCGAGACCGATGGCGGCAAGGCATATTCGGCTTTGCCGAACGCGTTCAAGTATCGCACTGAGATCGTCGACGGCTGCACCTGCAACGGCAAGGACCATTTCGGCCTCGCCAAGGTGTCGATCGACAGCGACCCGACCCTGCGCAGGGGCGACGTCGTTGCCAGTGACGAGGGCCTCAAGGTGGCCAACCGGACCGGCAGCGGCAAGCGCGCCGAGTTGAACTTCTCGCCGGCGCCCGCAGCGCTGCGCGCCAAGTATGAGCGCGCGCCGGTGATGGCCTCCGACTGA